The Aneurinibacillus uraniidurans genome segment TCCATACAAGACATTTACCGATCATTTAATACCATGCTGAAATTGGATAATTCCCAGGATCAGCCGAAAAAAACGTTCAACGAACAACAAATTCGAACGTCCGGTCAGTTTCTGCTGGCGGAGTTAGGGATAGCGGGTGAAAAAGGGAGTAAAGATTTACTGGACATGCTAGATTATTTATACCAATACGAGCAAGAACAAACGTTAAAAAATGGAATCCCGGCCCTTAAAGAAATTTTTTTGAAGGTCGTTCAAAAAAGACTTGGAAAGAGAGCGGCAGAGTCAGAAATAAAAAAAGAGGTCAAGGCTTCGGAACAGCGCGTTCGCCGCGCTATTTATCAGTCATTAAATCATTTCGCCTCCCTTGGGCTTACTGATTTTTCGAATTGGAAGTTTGAAAATTACGCATCGAAGTTTTTTGATTTTGCAAGCGTACGGAAAAAGATGACAGAATTAGAGGAGGATTCAGCATCATCAACCACTCTTGCTGGCATCAATACAAAAAAATTCATTCAGGTTCTTTATTTTGAAGCAAAACGGGTACATTTGGAGTCGTAATCAAAAAAGCACCACCGCTGCCTTACTCCGGATAGCGATGGTGCTTTTTGGTGTTCCTTTACACATTACGCATCATGCTTTTCAACATGGAAGGTACGATTAGCTTATGAACTCTTCCGACAATAAAAAAATACAGTCGCCCAAGCCAATTGTGGTAATAAACCGTCGTGGATACAGTGGCACATTTCATTCCGTTCCTGTCCTCTAACAAGATGGACACACGAAAGTCTAAGTGACGATCATCTTCTCCCATTACGATCTCGTTAGCTGAGCGATTGATTACACGGAATATGCCGACCTGACTTCCCGGTTCAAATGTTATATGCTGCAAATCTGCTGGCTTAGATGTCTTTAGCCCAATCAAATTTACTAGTTTGTCTCGTATTTTCATTAAGCGGGCGACCCAGGAAGGGGAAGAAGCTAAAAACAGGCGCGAAATAGAATCTACATCGCAAACTAACTCGTTTGGCAACGTAACTTTGTAGGCATCTGCATAATGTATGTGCGAAAAAGCTTGTTCTACTAAGGATCTTTCGGGAAGGGCAACTTCTTCAATCGTGTATTTCTCCATTAGTATGCTCCTTTGGCTTAGAACTTGAACTAACTCTAAATAATCAATAATTTTCTACGATTCACTCTCAGCGCTTTCTAATTTTTGTATCGGTGATATATGAAAATGTTTATAGAACAAACCTATTCGTATGATAGAGAATATATATTTTCTTTATAGTGGTTGGAGTGATAAAAAGATAATAAAAGATACTGGAAGGAGAAGGTAATATGGGAAAGCTTTTTTCAACGATACTCCCTGAGCATGAAGAATTTATTAGGAAGCAGCGAATATTTTTTGTTGGATCGGCTCCTTTAGGGGAAGAAGGTCACATCAATATTTCACCAAAGGGTTATGATGTGCTGCGTATATTTTCGCCGACAGAAGTGGCTTATCTGGATTTAACAGGCAGTGCGAATGAAACGAGTGCTCATGTAGAGGAAAATGGTCGAATTACCTTGATGTTCCTCTCTTTTGAAGAATCGCCGATGATTTTACGTCTATATGGTAAGGGGCGTGTGATCCTGCCAGGTACACCTGAATGGGATGAACTACTTCCGCATTTTGAGCTTCTTCCAGGTGCGCGACAGGTGATTCACGTTACGATACATACGATAAAAACCTCGTGTGGTTTTAGTGTCCCGCTCTTTTCCTACTCGGGTGAACGTAACACTCTGCAGCAATGGGCAATGAAGACCGGCGAGCAGGGGATTAAAGAGTATCATGAGAAGAAAAACTATGTAAGTATGGATGGACTGATTACTTCATTAGGTCAGCAAGAAATGAAACCGATTCTTCCTGAAGAATAAAAGGAGCTAATCCAGATGATGAGATGGAGACTATTAAACATAACAACCCCGTTACTTTTATCCCTTCTTTTAACGTCTTGTGCAGCGAATAAAGATCAAGTACAGCAACAAGGTGTGACTCCTGTATCACACAATACGCAAAAAGTTGAGGAACAAGGCGCTTCGCATGATCAAGCGGTAAAATCGTATCTGATCAAAAAATATAGCAATCAAGCACCTACAGCATGGGGCGAATTTATTCCGGGTATCCATCGTCGATTACACACAAACGAAAAGGTGATTGCGTTAACTTTTGATGCATGTGGAGGTCCCCACGGCAGTGGGTATGATGTAGATATTATCAACTATTTACGGCAAATGAACATACCCGCGACTTTATTCATCAACAGTCGCTGGATTGATGCTAATCATGAGACCTTTATGACGCTGGCTAAGACGCCGCAATTTGAAATTGAAAACCATGGGTATCTTCATAAACCTCTTTCCGTAAATGGGCGCTCGGCATGGGGGATTAAAGGAACGGTAGGTGTAAGTCAGATTGTGGATGAAGTAGCCATGAATCATCGGAAAATTGAACAACTTACAGGGAGAGCTCCACAGTTTTTCCGTACAGGTACAGCGTTTTATGACGATATAGGCGTGAAGATTGTAGGGGAACTTGGAGAAAAGGCTGTAAACTATGATGTTTTAGGAGATGCCGGAGCTACGTTTACCGCAACGCAAGTTAAGCATGCGTTATTATCTGCTAAACCAGGCTCTATCGTGATTTTACATATGAATCAACCGAAAGGAGAGACGGCAGAAGGTCTTAAACTTGCCGTTCCACAATTGATTCGGGAAGGCTATCACTTTTGTAGACTGAAGGATTTTCCACTCCAATAATAGTCCGTCAAGTACTTATAGACAATGAGTAGGAGGGCAATTTATGAAAAAAATAAGTATAAAATATGTTGTAATTTTGGGGCTGTTACTGGCGGTATTAGCAGGTTCATCTACCCCTGGACTTGCCGCGATAAACATATCACAATATTCGTCAGCCTCCAATAAATATGCGATTGCGGGTATCGAGCAACCGAAAAAGTTTGAAGCGTTTTTCGTGAAATTTCAAACCTTGGTGGCAGAAGGAGATAAAAAGGAGGTGGCTAACTATATGAAATACCCGGTCGTTGTTAATGGCAAGGAAACTGCGAATCAGACAAAAAAACAGTTCATAAAAAATTACGATAAAATTTTTACCCCCAAAGTAAAAAAAGCGTTAGCGAATCAAAAGGTGGAGAATTTGTTTGTGAATGCTCAAGGTGTTATGGTCGGAGACGGTGAAATTTGGTTTGGTGTTTCGACGCAGAAACCAGAACGGTATCAGGTAATCGACATCAACAAATAAGTGCAAACGGATAAATTCATCATGTAAGAAGCTATCAAGGGGCTGGTTGAAACACCTGCCCTTAAATTAGAAATAATATGGTCTGAATTTACAAAATAGTTTAATTTTTGTGTTATAATGTATGAGAATACTGCGCATAAGGAGGAGAAACAAAATGAAAAGCTGGAAAGAAGAACAGGTTGTTCAGGCGTTTATGGATGTCCGTCCGGGCATTCCATACGGGGCGGATCAGATGAAGATTATGGTACAGCTTGTAGCAGAGTTACATGATAAACCAGCATCTATTCTTGACCTTGGATGCGGAGATGGAATTACCGGTGAAGTACTGTTGCAGCTGTATCCGGAAGCGTCCGGTGATTTCATCGACCAGTCAGAGCCGATGCTTGCCAAAGCAGAAGAGCGGCTGGCTGCGTATCCAAGCATTCGAATCATACAGGCAGACCTGGAGACAGAGAAGCTGTCAGATATAACAAACCGGACATATGACTGTATTGTATCCTCATATGCGCTGCATCACCTGACACATCCACGTAAGCGCAGTATATATGAAGAAATCTATCAGGCGTTGAATCCCGGTGGAGTGTTCCTGAATGTGGAACATGTAGCCTCACGGAGTGAACGAATGGAGGCGATCTGGGATCGTACGCTTGTCAATCATATTTATGAGCATCGCCGCACTGTTGAGCCAGCTGTAACGGAGCGGGATGTATGGAATGCTTATATAAACCGAGCAGATCGATTTGATAACATTTTGGCTCCAGCAGAAGACCAATGTAACTGGCTTCGAGAGTGTGGATTTGCAGATGTTGATATTTATTTCAAATATTTTGAGCTCGCTGTATTTG includes the following:
- a CDS encoding DNA-binding domain-containing protein, whose translation is MLFFITDDDEAVRSMLAQIIEDEDLGEVAGEAEDGSLIDGHMLTLKNIDILLIDLLMPDQDGIETVRRIKPSFNGKIIMISQVESKEMIGEAYSLGIEYYITKPINRIEVSTIIRKVIEQTRVEKSIQDIYRSFNTMLKLDNSQDQPKKTFNEQQIRTSGQFLLAELGIAGEKGSKDLLDMLDYLYQYEQEQTLKNGIPALKEIFLKVVQKRLGKRAAESEIKKEVKASEQRVRRAIYQSLNHFASLGLTDFSNWKFENYASKFFDFASVRKKMTELEEDSASSTTLAGINTKKFIQVLYFEAKRVHLES
- a CDS encoding DUF2867 domain-containing protein, translated to MEKYTIEEVALPERSLVEQAFSHIHYADAYKVTLPNELVCDVDSISRLFLASSPSWVARLMKIRDKLVNLIGLKTSKPADLQHITFEPGSQVGIFRVINRSANEIVMGEDDRHLDFRVSILLEDRNGMKCATVSTTVYYHNWLGRLYFFIVGRVHKLIVPSMLKSMMRNV
- a CDS encoding pyridoxamine 5'-phosphate oxidase family protein; the encoded protein is MGKLFSTILPEHEEFIRKQRIFFVGSAPLGEEGHINISPKGYDVLRIFSPTEVAYLDLTGSANETSAHVEENGRITLMFLSFEESPMILRLYGKGRVILPGTPEWDELLPHFELLPGARQVIHVTIHTIKTSCGFSVPLFSYSGERNTLQQWAMKTGEQGIKEYHEKKNYVSMDGLITSLGQQEMKPILPEE
- a CDS encoding polysaccharide deacetylase family protein — translated: MMRWRLLNITTPLLLSLLLTSCAANKDQVQQQGVTPVSHNTQKVEEQGASHDQAVKSYLIKKYSNQAPTAWGEFIPGIHRRLHTNEKVIALTFDACGGPHGSGYDVDIINYLRQMNIPATLFINSRWIDANHETFMTLAKTPQFEIENHGYLHKPLSVNGRSAWGIKGTVGVSQIVDEVAMNHRKIEQLTGRAPQFFRTGTAFYDDIGVKIVGELGEKAVNYDVLGDAGATFTATQVKHALLSAKPGSIVILHMNQPKGETAEGLKLAVPQLIREGYHFCRLKDFPLQ
- a CDS encoding class I SAM-dependent methyltransferase, producing MKSWKEEQVVQAFMDVRPGIPYGADQMKIMVQLVAELHDKPASILDLGCGDGITGEVLLQLYPEASGDFIDQSEPMLAKAEERLAAYPSIRIIQADLETEKLSDITNRTYDCIVSSYALHHLTHPRKRSIYEEIYQALNPGGVFLNVEHVASRSERMEAIWDRTLVNHIYEHRRTVEPAVTERDVWNAYINRADRFDNILAPAEDQCNWLRECGFADVDIYFKYFELAVFGGRKNGVR